A window of Acidobacteriota bacterium contains these coding sequences:
- a CDS encoding DUF6800 family protein, producing MRMRNKEINQRRHRKEKRRKLRAKLGAASDEATRHAIQEKIRKTYPKNTPAE from the coding sequence ATGAGAATGCGGAATAAAGAGATCAATCAAAGACGACATCGCAAAGAGAAACGGCGTAAATTGCGCGCCAAACTCGGAGCCGCAAGCGATGAGGCGACACGCCACGCCATTCAAGAAAAGATTCGCAAAACCTATCCGAAAAATACGCCCGCTGAATAG
- a CDS encoding M15 family metallopeptidase has product MRVLKLNTQGADVKRWQLFLIGQKFDPGAADGKFGKKTAAATIDFQTKNKLPGDGFVGNQTLGKALLLGFGIVEDPTVNGNVSASFPPLPNFSPLVGTAARQAVFGKFAFKHQPVPGNRENIVITDNWENTNIVKVQIPQLAGVKGAPSSGKVRFHKLAAKQFADLWAAWETANLLDRVLSWEGSFVPRFQRGSVTTLSNHAFGSAFDINAAFNSLGAVPKLVGEKGSVRELVQIANAHGFYWGGHFKNRKDGMHFEVAVIK; this is encoded by the coding sequence ATGAGAGTTTTAAAATTGAACACGCAGGGCGCTGACGTTAAACGTTGGCAATTATTTTTAATCGGACAAAAATTTGATCCGGGCGCGGCAGATGGCAAATTTGGCAAGAAAACCGCCGCGGCAACCATTGATTTTCAAACCAAAAATAAACTTCCGGGCGATGGATTTGTGGGCAATCAAACACTCGGTAAAGCCTTGCTTTTAGGCTTTGGCATTGTCGAAGACCCAACCGTCAACGGCAATGTAAGCGCCAGCTTTCCACCCTTGCCAAACTTTTCACCGCTCGTCGGCACAGCGGCGCGACAGGCGGTATTCGGTAAATTCGCCTTTAAACACCAGCCGGTTCCCGGCAATAGAGAGAACATCGTGATTACCGACAACTGGGAAAACACCAACATTGTGAAAGTCCAGATTCCCCAACTCGCGGGTGTCAAAGGCGCACCATCATCAGGCAAGGTGCGCTTTCACAAACTCGCCGCCAAACAATTCGCCGATTTATGGGCAGCCTGGGAAACCGCCAACCTGCTTGATCGTGTGCTCAGTTGGGAAGGCAGTTTCGTTCCGAGGTTTCAACGCGGCAGTGTAACCACACTGAGCAACCACGCTTTCGGTTCGGCGTTTGATATTAATGCGGCGTTTAATTCGCTCGGCGCGGTGCCGAAACTGGTCGGCGAAAAAGGCAGTGTGCGCGAACTCGTACAAATCGCCAACGCGCACGGATTTTATTGGGGTGGACATTTCAAAAATCGCAAAGACGGTATGCATTTTGAAGTCGCAGTTATCAAATAG
- a CDS encoding PDDEXK nuclease domain-containing protein — protein MTYDATLNEFVALLEASRRATARAVNSIMTATYWEIGRRIVEIEQGGKGRAEYGEALLKRLAKDLTARFGRGFSRQNLQQMRLFYLAHQEICQTLSGKSHLAEIAKQLPLSWSHYVKLLAVKTADARKFYEDEALRGGWSVRQLDRQINSLFYERALLSKNKAAMLKKGASPKPEDAVSPDEEIRDPLVLEFLNLKDEYSELELEELIIKHLENFLLELGADFTFVGRQKRLRIDDEWFRVDLVFYHRRLRCLILIDLKLGKLTHADIGQMHLYTNYAKAHWMLEDENPPIGLILCSHKGEALARYALEDLPNKVVAREYLMLLPDEKTLQSEIEKAKRTFSLKK, from the coding sequence ATGACCTACGACGCCACGCTTAATGAATTTGTCGCTTTACTGGAAGCTTCGCGGCGGGCGACCGCGCGTGCTGTTAATTCCATCATGACCGCGACCTACTGGGAAATCGGCAGGCGCATCGTCGAAATCGAACAGGGTGGCAAAGGTCGCGCCGAATACGGTGAAGCATTGCTCAAACGCCTTGCCAAAGATTTGACTGCACGATTCGGACGCGGATTTTCAAGACAAAACCTACAACAGATGAGGCTGTTTTACTTGGCTCACCAAGAGATTTGCCAGACGCTGTCTGGCAAATCTCATCTTGCGGAAATCGCGAAACAGTTGCCGCTTTCGTGGTCGCACTATGTCAAACTCCTTGCTGTCAAAACAGCCGACGCGCGGAAATTTTACGAAGATGAAGCCCTGCGCGGCGGTTGGTCGGTGCGCCAACTTGACCGGCAAATCAACTCGCTGTTTTATGAGCGTGCGCTGCTCTCTAAAAACAAAGCCGCAATGCTTAAAAAAGGTGCATCGCCAAAACCCGAAGATGCGGTGTCGCCCGATGAAGAAATCCGCGACCCGTTGGTTTTGGAGTTTTTGAATTTAAAGGATGAATACTCCGAACTTGAACTCGAAGAGTTAATCATCAAACACTTAGAGAATTTTCTTCTGGAACTTGGCGCAGATTTCACTTTCGTCGGCAGACAAAAACGTTTACGGATTGATGATGAATGGTTTCGTGTGGATTTGGTTTTCTATCACAGGCGTTTGCGCTGTTTAATCCTGATTGATTTGAAACTCGGCAAACTCACCCACGCAGACATCGGACAAATGCACCTCTATACCAACTACGCCAAAGCGCATTGGATGCTCGAAGATGAAAATCCGCCGATTGGCTTGATTCTCTGTTCGCACAAAGGTGAAGCTTTAGCGCGTTATGCGCTCGAAGATTTGCCCAACAAAGTCGTCGCTCGTGAATACCTGATGCTGTTGCCTGATGAAAAAACACTGCAAAGCGAAATCGAAAAAGCCAAGCGCACATTCTCATTGAAAAAATAA
- a CDS encoding DUF5685 family protein: MFGLMKARTCTQPVELKLHRRLHYCGTCKTLGSLYGQKSRILLNHDTVFLAEMLSAIAAPDENLREWQRAYQSFNCLALPTAQDRLPLALQIAATATVILAQFKITDHINDSKHFLWKSAGKIFAGDFRKARAQLIAWQFPFDELQNILLSQQSREINALRSNQSAGEILDDLAAPTALATAMFCREGARLTGNLDAEELLEQMGYVFGKLIYLLDAFEDYEKDLRKGDFNAIRAAYRIVNDPSTIKMPDDLCAEVKRECHQLAFQLEDKIRALPMSATFAEMLINRLRHNLSGKIGALPVIQPICKTASAICPTKLSFKTRFRQAVDFSQTLARRYRAEHARKFGRWLAPLIFLLVLPIAFVNPQQATTANSFGECLSLGLNLMFIGAALNAIAALISKPIQFAMPNSGGQIPPPNFNQPLASANQVGRKRRGGSGDNSDSGCCDSCDCCDCCDCCDCSDGCHCDCCDGCNCCDGCDCGCDCC, translated from the coding sequence ATGTTCGGATTGATGAAAGCGCGCACCTGCACGCAGCCCGTAGAACTCAAATTGCATCGCCGTTTGCACTATTGCGGCACCTGCAAAACGCTGGGCAGTCTTTACGGGCAGAAATCGCGAATCCTGCTCAATCACGACACGGTTTTCTTAGCAGAGATGCTTTCGGCAATCGCCGCGCCGGATGAAAATTTGCGCGAGTGGCAACGCGCTTATCAATCATTTAATTGTCTGGCATTGCCAACCGCCCAAGACCGGCTGCCGCTCGCTTTGCAAATCGCCGCGACGGCAACCGTCATTCTCGCGCAGTTCAAAATCACCGACCACATCAACGATTCCAAACATTTTCTGTGGAAATCGGCGGGTAAAATTTTTGCCGGGGATTTTCGTAAAGCGCGGGCGCAACTCATTGCCTGGCAATTCCCTTTCGATGAACTGCAAAACATTTTACTTTCGCAGCAATCGCGCGAAATCAACGCCCTTCGCAGCAATCAATCGGCGGGTGAAATACTTGATGATTTAGCCGCGCCGACGGCGCTTGCCACAGCCATGTTTTGCCGAGAGGGAGCGCGGCTCACAGGTAACCTCGACGCCGAAGAGTTGCTTGAGCAGATGGGTTATGTTTTCGGAAAACTCATTTACCTGCTCGATGCTTTTGAAGATTATGAAAAAGATTTACGCAAAGGCGATTTCAATGCCATTCGCGCTGCTTATCGAATCGTCAACGACCCTTCAACGATAAAAATGCCCGATGACCTTTGCGCAGAGGTTAAACGCGAATGTCATCAACTGGCTTTCCAACTCGAAGATAAAATTCGCGCCCTGCCAATGAGCGCAACGTTTGCTGAAATGCTCATCAATCGTTTGCGCCATAACCTATCAGGCAAAATCGGCGCGTTGCCGGTTATTCAACCCATTTGCAAAACCGCGTCGGCAATTTGTCCGACCAAACTCAGTTTCAAAACACGTTTTCGTCAGGCAGTTGATTTCAGTCAAACGCTTGCCAGACGTTACCGAGCTGAACACGCGAGAAAGTTCGGGCGATGGCTTGCGCCGCTCATTTTTCTGCTGGTGTTACCGATTGCTTTTGTCAATCCGCAACAGGCGACCACGGCGAATTCTTTCGGTGAATGCCTGAGCCTCGGTTTGAATTTGATGTTTATCGGCGCGGCGCTCAATGCAATTGCGGCTTTGATTAGCAAGCCGATTCAATTTGCGATGCCCAATAGCGGCGGACAAATCCCGCCTCCGAATTTTAATCAACCGTTGGCTTCCGCAAATCAAGTTGGCAGAAAACGACGCGGTGGTAGCGGCGATAATTCCGACAGCGGTTGTTGCGACAGTTGTGATTGCTGTGATTGCTGCGACTGTTGCGACTGTTCTGATGGCTGCCATTGCGATTGTTGTGATGGGTGTAACTGCTGCGACGGTTGTGACTGCGGCTGCGATTGCTGTTGA
- a CDS encoding threonine/serine dehydratase produces the protein MKIPTLQDVLLAKQRIKPYLQPTPMNSYPAINELIGTEVFIKHENCQPVCAFKVRGGINLISQLSAEEKARGVIAASTGNHGQSVAYAAQLFNVAARIVVPENANPGKVASMRGRGAEVIFHGEKFDDARKHCEALAEKHGYRYVHSGDEPLLIAGVATEALEMLEAKPTLDVIIVPVGGGSGAAGCCIAAKAVSANIRVIAVQSDAAPAAYESWRAKQIVERPNQTFAEGLATAMGFNFPQQILWQMLDDFVLVSDAEILQAMYWMIERAHSLAEGAGASSLAAAYKLRDRLAGKKVGVVCSGGNSTVEHLQQALSQA, from the coding sequence ATGAAAATACCAACTCTTCAAGATGTGTTATTAGCAAAACAAAGAATCAAACCTTATCTGCAACCGACGCCGATGAATTCTTATCCGGCAATCAATGAATTGATTGGCACCGAGGTATTCATCAAACACGAAAACTGCCAGCCGGTTTGCGCTTTCAAAGTGCGCGGCGGCATCAATCTGATTTCGCAGTTAAGCGCCGAAGAAAAAGCCCGCGGGGTGATTGCTGCATCCACAGGCAATCACGGACAATCGGTCGCCTATGCGGCGCAGTTGTTTAATGTCGCGGCGCGCATCGTGGTTCCCGAAAATGCCAATCCCGGCAAGGTCGCATCGATGCGCGGGCGCGGCGCGGAAGTCATTTTTCACGGCGAAAAATTTGACGATGCGCGCAAGCATTGCGAAGCCTTAGCCGAAAAACATGGCTATCGTTACGTGCATTCGGGCGATGAACCGCTGTTGATTGCGGGGGTGGCAACCGAAGCCCTGGAGATGCTCGAAGCCAAGCCCACGCTCGATGTGATTATCGTCCCGGTCGGCGGCGGAAGCGGCGCTGCCGGTTGTTGCATTGCCGCAAAAGCCGTCAGTGCAAACATTCGCGTCATCGCTGTGCAATCGGATGCCGCGCCTGCGGCGTATGAATCGTGGCGAGCCAAACAGATTGTCGAACGCCCGAACCAGACATTTGCCGAAGGGCTGGCGACCGCCATGGGGTTCAATTTCCCGCAACAGATTTTGTGGCAGATGCTTGATGATTTCGTGTTGGTGAGCGATGCGGAAATTTTACAGGCGATGTACTGGATGATTGAACGCGCCCATTCGCTTGCCGAAGGCGCGGGCGCTTCGTCGCTTGCCGCTGCCTACAAATTGCGCGACCGCTTAGCAGGCAAAAAAGTCGGCGTGGTTTGTTCGGGCGGCAACTCGACCGTCGAACATTTGCAGCAGGCGTTGAGTCAGGCTTAA
- a CDS encoding sugar phosphate isomerase/epimerase yields MQKLTRREWNKLALSGLVVTALPVKRFAKTKMIDSRVKGVLLGAQSYSFRDRPVDKVVEAMAAVGLGSCELWDGGHVSPATFADSQLPRRDALRQWRIKTGVGRCKEIRQLFNNAGVDIYAFNYSFRDDFTDEELDKGFQMAQALGARCITASGTVSVAKRVDGYAKKYKMRVGFHNHSNIKENEYATAEDFAKAMQGTSEYICVNLDIGHFTAANFDAVDYLSKNYQRIVTLHIKDRKRNQGANLPFGEGDTPIKQVLAFLRDKKLKIPANIEYEYKGSDTLEEMKNCFAYCKQALLA; encoded by the coding sequence ATGCAAAAGCTTACACGAAGGGAATGGAACAAACTTGCGCTTTCAGGGCTTGTAGTAACGGCTTTGCCCGTAAAGAGGTTTGCGAAAACTAAAATGATTGATTCGCGGGTGAAAGGCGTGTTGCTTGGCGCGCAGAGTTACAGTTTTCGCGACCGTCCGGTTGATAAAGTTGTCGAAGCGATGGCAGCCGTCGGGCTTGGCAGTTGTGAACTCTGGGATGGCGGTCACGTCAGCCCTGCAACGTTTGCTGATTCCCAGTTGCCGCGCCGCGATGCGCTTCGCCAGTGGCGAATCAAGACGGGAGTAGGTCGTTGCAAAGAGATTCGCCAACTCTTTAACAACGCGGGCGTCGATATTTATGCCTTCAATTACAGTTTCCGCGATGATTTTACCGACGAAGAGTTGGATAAAGGCTTTCAAATGGCGCAGGCATTAGGGGCGCGCTGCATCACCGCAAGCGGCACCGTCAGTGTCGCCAAACGGGTTGATGGGTATGCCAAAAAATACAAGATGCGCGTCGGCTTTCACAATCATTCAAACATCAAAGAGAACGAATACGCCACTGCCGAAGATTTCGCCAAAGCCATGCAGGGAACTTCCGAATACATCTGCGTCAATCTCGACATCGGACATTTCACCGCGGCAAATTTCGATGCGGTGGATTATTTGAGCAAGAATTATCAACGCATCGTCACCCTGCACATCAAAGACCGCAAGCGCAATCAGGGCGCAAACCTGCCCTTCGGCGAAGGCGATACGCCAATCAAGCAAGTGCTGGCTTTTTTGCGCGATAAAAAATTAAAAATCCCGGCAAATATCGAATATGAATACAAGGGCAGCGATACCCTTGAAGAGATGAAAAACTGCTTTGCCTATTGCAAACAGGCATTGCTTGCCTGA
- a CDS encoding S8 family serine peptidase: MKRTTLFVIIVVGALFLSGTTALMQQEPSQNLSSVADVMAQGYMNTGAFHKVIIGAEETQIYNELLARNAITDEINYGSFKLVVVNEQAVGGRDALQQLTTTSDEQNLIALNGFVLDTTNPETTYKQLPANLRQTKMAEAMARGINADSGLYLIQFAGPVQDAWLETLKGTGAEIVSYMSNNAYVVRADFNAAASLPFYKSQNGYVQFVGDYEPAYRVSPSLRAAMSASDKEVPVTVQVIDGTDAESTVKTLANLAREFVGSRQVMNYHNVALTITADQIEAIARLDNVFGIEERGQIRRLDEAQGQIVAGNLTGNLPSAPGYLSWLAGKGFTSSQFTTFAVNVVDDATSLTGHPDLATSRVAFTNNPTSQTGAQGGHGFLNAHIIGGINSGTGSAVEDANGYDYGLGIAPFARVGSTAIFGGGTSSPTTWENTAYGQSARISSNSWGFQTQTGGPVADYDANSQEYDRIVRDAQSGTTGNQQLTVVFAAGNDGSGANTVSSPATAKNVITVGASENVRQTGTDGCGIGNTGADSANDIISFSSRGPVNSTGGDGRVKPDIVAPGTHIEAGVPQSNYNGSSVCNQYWPTGQTLYGWSSGTSHSCPAVAGGATLVYQDFLNKGLAAPSPAMVKAALMNSAAYMTGTGAGGNLPSNSQGMGRMDLGRSFDSSQRILVDQTQVLGATGNTYQITGSVVSTSQPLRITLAWTDAAGPTTGAPWVNNLDLEVTVGATTYKGNVFSGANSVSGGTADGKNNVESVFLPAGTSGNFTVTVRATNIAGDGVPGNADTTDQDFALVIYNATTGGSPSPTIGVSPSSLSFTATAGGANPANQSLSITNTGGGTLNWTASSNQTWLSVSPTSGTAPSTATVSVNITGLAAGTYNGAITISATGATNTPLSVPVTLTVNPSGGGCTGELIVNGGFESGTTPWVLSGAVRSTGAYPHSGIAYSILGGVNRATHTEYQAITIPAGCSKNLSFWLNVTSSETTTTTQFDRLFIEVRSTSGTLLGTLATFSNLNKGTAGVYVLRGPYSLASWAGQTVRIQFRATTDGSLITSFRVDDVTVQ; this comes from the coding sequence ATGAAGCGTACAACGCTGTTTGTCATCATCGTTGTCGGGGCGCTTTTTTTAAGCGGCACCACAGCATTGATGCAACAAGAACCCAGCCAAAATTTATCCTCGGTCGCAGATGTCATGGCGCAAGGCTATATGAACACAGGCGCGTTTCATAAAGTCATCATCGGCGCAGAGGAAACCCAAATTTACAACGAATTACTCGCAAGAAATGCGATCACCGACGAGATTAATTACGGCAGTTTCAAACTCGTCGTCGTCAATGAACAGGCAGTTGGCGGACGCGATGCATTGCAACAACTGACAACCACCAGCGATGAACAAAACTTAATTGCTTTAAATGGTTTTGTACTTGATACCACAAACCCTGAAACCACCTACAAACAATTGCCTGCCAACTTGCGACAAACCAAAATGGCAGAGGCTATGGCACGCGGCATCAATGCCGATAGCGGTCTTTACCTGATTCAATTTGCCGGTCCCGTACAGGACGCCTGGCTTGAAACGCTTAAAGGAACCGGCGCGGAAATCGTCAGCTACATGAGCAACAACGCTTATGTGGTGCGTGCCGATTTCAATGCCGCCGCCAGCTTACCGTTTTACAAATCGCAGAACGGTTATGTGCAATTTGTCGGCGATTATGAACCGGCTTATCGCGTCTCGCCATCACTGCGCGCGGCAATGAGCGCCTCCGACAAAGAGGTTCCAGTCACCGTTCAAGTGATTGATGGCACAGACGCCGAAAGCACCGTCAAAACTCTTGCCAATCTTGCCAGAGAATTTGTCGGTTCGCGTCAGGTGATGAATTATCACAATGTCGCATTGACCATCACCGCTGACCAGATTGAAGCCATTGCCAGACTCGATAACGTATTCGGCATCGAAGAGCGCGGGCAGATTCGCAGACTCGACGAAGCCCAGGGGCAAATCGTTGCCGGAAACCTCACGGGCAACCTGCCAAGCGCGCCCGGTTATTTAAGCTGGCTTGCGGGCAAAGGTTTCACCAGTTCGCAATTCACCACTTTTGCCGTCAACGTGGTTGATGATGCAACCTCGCTCACAGGGCATCCTGACCTTGCCACCTCGCGAGTCGCTTTCACCAATAACCCCACCAGTCAAACCGGCGCACAGGGCGGACATGGATTTTTGAATGCCCACATTATTGGCGGCATCAATAGCGGCACCGGTTCAGCCGTCGAAGATGCCAATGGCTACGACTACGGCTTAGGCATCGCGCCGTTTGCGAGAGTCGGTTCGACGGCAATTTTCGGAGGCGGCACCTCAAGCCCGACAACCTGGGAAAACACCGCTTATGGACAGAGCGCGCGCATATCGAGCAACTCCTGGGGATTTCAAACCCAAACCGGCGGACCGGTCGCCGATTACGATGCCAACTCGCAAGAGTACGACCGCATCGTTCGCGACGCGCAAAGCGGAACCACCGGAAACCAGCAACTCACAGTGGTTTTTGCAGCCGGTAACGACGGGTCAGGCGCCAACACCGTCAGTTCCCCTGCTACCGCGAAAAACGTCATCACCGTAGGCGCAAGCGAAAATGTCCGGCAAACCGGAACTGATGGTTGCGGCATTGGCAACACCGGCGCAGATTCCGCCAACGACATCATCAGTTTCTCTTCACGCGGGCCAGTCAATTCAACCGGCGGCGACGGTCGCGTCAAACCCGACATCGTCGCGCCCGGCACTCACATCGAAGCGGGCGTTCCGCAATCCAACTATAACGGCAGCAGCGTCTGCAACCAGTATTGGCCCACAGGACAAACGCTTTACGGATGGTCAAGCGGCACCTCGCATTCCTGCCCCGCAGTTGCAGGCGGCGCAACCCTCGTCTATCAGGACTTCCTCAACAAAGGACTCGCGGCTCCAAGCCCGGCGATGGTCAAAGCCGCGTTGATGAACTCGGCGGCATATATGACCGGCACAGGCGCGGGCGGCAACTTGCCGTCAAACAGTCAAGGGATGGGACGCATGGATTTAGGGCGTTCTTTTGACAGTTCGCAACGCATACTGGTTGACCAGACGCAGGTGCTTGGCGCAACCGGCAATACTTATCAAATCACAGGCTCTGTAGTTTCAACTTCGCAACCGCTTCGCATTACCCTCGCGTGGACAGATGCAGCGGGACCGACCACAGGCGCGCCGTGGGTCAACAATCTCGACCTCGAAGTAACGGTCGGCGCGACGACCTACAAAGGCAACGTCTTTTCCGGCGCAAACTCTGTAAGCGGCGGCACGGCTGATGGCAAAAACAATGTCGAGTCGGTATTTTTACCGGCAGGCACATCGGGTAATTTCACCGTCACCGTGCGCGCCACCAACATCGCAGGTGATGGCGTTCCGGGCAATGCCGACACCACCGACCAGGATTTCGCTTTGGTGATTTACAACGCCACAACCGGCGGTTCGCCTTCACCGACGATTGGCGTCAGCCCGTCAAGTCTGAGCTTTACGGCAACCGCTGGCGGCGCAAATCCCGCAAACCAATCCTTGAGCATCACCAACACCGGCGGCGGCACCTTGAACTGGACAGCCTCAAGCAACCAGACGTGGTTGAGCGTCAGCCCAACCTCGGGCACCGCTCCGTCAACCGCAACCGTTTCGGTCAACATCACGGGGCTTGCGGCGGGCACCTACAACGGCGCAATCACCATAAGCGCGACCGGCGCGACCAATACGCCTTTGTCGGTTCCGGTTACACTAACGGTGAATCCATCGGGCGGCGGTTGTACGGGTGAGTTAATCGTCAACGGCGGATTTGAAAGCGGCACCACGCCCTGGGTGTTAAGCGGCGCAGTGCGCAGTACCGGCGCATATCCACATAGCGGTATCGCCTACAGCATTCTCGGCGGCGTCAACCGCGCCACGCACACCGAGTATCAAGCAATCACCATTCCTGCCGGTTGCTCGAAGAACCTGAGCTTCTGGTTGAATGTCACGTCGAGCGAAACCACCACGACGACGCAATTCGACCGCTTGTTTATCGAAGTGCGAAGTACATCGGGAACTTTGCTTGGCACGCTTGCGACCTTCAGCAATTTGAATAAGGGCACAGCAGGTGTCTATGTCTTGCGAGGTCCCTACAGTCTGGCATCGTGGGCAGGGCAAACCGTGCGCATTCAATTCCGCGCCACAACCGACGGTTCACTCATCACCTCATTCCGTGTTGATGATGTGACCGTCCAATAA
- a CDS encoding acyl-CoA desaturase, protein MLEVKVTDFTPITSDRVEPDKKTVPVFPLDGPDKISIKIIPFTLLHVACIGVFFTGVSWWAVLLMVATYMLRMWGVTAGYHRYFAHRSYKTSRAFQFVLAWIGCSALQKGPLWWAAHHRRHHKYSDQEGDIHSPIQEGFWQSHIGWIISEKYKATDFDAIKDFAKYPELRWLDNYHWIPGITLAVICFLLLGWQGLFWGFFVSTIVLYHCTFSINSLAHVWGTRRYKTTDASRNNFLLALITGGEGWHNNHHHYMASVKQGFFWWEIDFSYYVLKVLSWVKVVKDLRLPPAHLLIKHIKPQEAAFSERT, encoded by the coding sequence ATGTTAGAAGTAAAAGTTACGGATTTCACGCCAATCACGTCGGACAGAGTTGAACCGGATAAAAAAACTGTGCCGGTATTTCCTTTGGATGGACCAGACAAAATCTCAATAAAAATCATTCCCTTTACCCTGCTTCATGTTGCCTGCATCGGGGTGTTTTTTACCGGCGTAAGCTGGTGGGCAGTTTTACTGATGGTGGCAACCTACATGTTGCGTATGTGGGGAGTGACTGCCGGTTATCATCGCTATTTTGCGCATCGCAGTTATAAAACCAGTCGCGCTTTTCAATTCGTTCTGGCGTGGATTGGTTGTTCGGCTTTGCAAAAGGGGCCGCTGTGGTGGGCGGCGCATCATCGTCGTCATCATAAATATTCCGACCAGGAAGGCGATATTCATTCGCCCATTCAGGAAGGTTTCTGGCAATCACACATCGGCTGGATTATCAGCGAAAAATACAAAGCCACGGATTTCGATGCCATCAAAGATTTCGCCAAATACCCGGAACTGCGCTGGCTCGATAATTATCACTGGATTCCCGGCATCACGCTGGCGGTCATCTGTTTTCTGTTGCTTGGCTGGCAAGGCTTGTTCTGGGGCTTTTTTGTGAGCACCATCGTTTTATATCACTGTACCTTTTCGATTAACTCGCTGGCGCATGTCTGGGGCACCCGCCGATATAAAACTACCGATGCCAGTCGCAATAATTTCTTACTGGCATTGATTACCGGCGGTGAAGGCTGGCACAACAACCACCATCACTACATGGCTTCGGTCAAACAAGGCTTTTTCTGGTGGGAAATTGATTTCAGCTACTACGTGTTGAAAGTTTTATCATGGGTTAAGGTCGTCAAGGATTTGCGGTTGCCGCCCGCGCACTTGCTCATCAAACATATTAAACCGCAAGAAGCGGCATTTTCGGAACGCACCTAG
- a CDS encoding ROK family protein → MSSYVLGIDLGGTKIEAAVFDDEGKIAGRHRDKTEAWRGQDEVLERIVMVARQAITNARIEFAQIAAIGIGSPGPLDPDTGHIIETANLPFRDFPLAPRLAEQFNNCPVVLNNDVDAGTYGEFRKGAAQQARFVLGVFVGTGIGGGLIIDGKLYNGFNKNAAEIGHIVIRMGGPRCGCGNRGCMEALASRPSIARDIKRAMKNGKKSLMSKKMNKEGVITSGDIKECYDAGDKVVKKIVNRAAEYIGAGIGSLVNVLSPEVIVFGGGVVEALGEDFIRRIEKEIRRNAFEFSMQNVKVVKAQLGDDAGITGAAMLAREAIGNKAASAN, encoded by the coding sequence ATGAGTTCATACGTTTTGGGAATCGATTTAGGCGGAACAAAAATTGAAGCAGCGGTATTTGATGACGAAGGCAAAATCGCCGGACGCCATCGCGATAAAACCGAAGCCTGGCGCGGACAAGACGAAGTCCTGGAACGCATCGTGATGGTGGCGCGTCAAGCGATAACCAACGCCCGCATTGAATTCGCGCAAATCGCGGCGATTGGCATCGGTTCGCCGGGCCCCCTTGACCCCGACACCGGTCACATTATCGAAACCGCTAACTTGCCCTTCAGAGATTTCCCCTTAGCGCCGCGGCTCGCCGAACAGTTCAACAATTGCCCTGTGGTGTTGAACAACGATGTGGACGCGGGAACGTATGGTGAATTTCGCAAAGGCGCGGCGCAACAAGCCAGATTCGTTTTAGGGGTGTTTGTCGGCACAGGCATCGGCGGCGGACTCATCATTGATGGCAAACTGTATAATGGCTTTAACAAAAACGCTGCCGAAATCGGACACATCGTCATTCGTATGGGCGGTCCCCGATGCGGTTGCGGCAATCGCGGTTGTATGGAGGCGCTCGCCAGTCGCCCGTCGATTGCCCGCGATATTAAACGCGCCATGAAGAACGGCAAAAAATCGCTGATGTCAAAAAAGATGAATAAAGAAGGGGTCATCACCAGCGGCGACATTAAGGAGTGCTATGACGCAGGCGACAAAGTGGTAAAAAAAATCGTCAATCGCGCTGCCGAATACATTGGCGCGGGTATCGGCTCTCTGGTGAATGTCTTGAGTCCCGAAGTGATTGTTTTCGGCGGCGGCGTGGTCGAGGCATTAGGAGAAGATTTTATTCGCCGCATTGAAAAAGAGATTCGCCGCAATGCTTTCGAGTTCAGCATGCAAAATGTGAAAGTGGTAAAAGCCCAGCTTGGCGACGATGCGGGCATTACCGGCGCGGCGATGCTGGCGCGTGAAGCGATTGGCAACAAAGCCGCCAGCGCAAATTGA